Proteins encoded by one window of Kribbella flavida DSM 17836:
- a CDS encoding LLM class flavin-dependent oxidoreductase produces MDDPTFGVLHDFRQPLPHHAAMSRYYAESLDEVAAADQLGFDAVWMSEHHLTADGLLPSPLVMAAAIAARTTQLRIGTNILVLPLHHPLRVAEDAAVADLVSAGRLVLGVGQGYAEEEFAAFGADRRHRGTLLEEGITLLRRAWSAEPINLHGEHWSYSQLSVTPKPERPIPIYVGGVTAAGLRRAARLGDAVIIYCAKPDELRARRALLDQVAPGTPLTCTSILHVADDPEQAWAEVAPGIAYLEGQIATYGGRGDLPEPQRGDYLVGTPEQVTEQLVALHRDVQFDHFAHWTRLPGLSHHRALESLQLLATEVVPAVTEQLSPGGGLDLGLG; encoded by the coding sequence ATGGACGATCCGACGTTCGGGGTGCTGCACGACTTCCGCCAGCCGCTGCCCCACCACGCAGCGATGTCCAGGTACTACGCCGAGAGCCTCGACGAGGTGGCCGCGGCCGACCAGCTGGGCTTCGACGCCGTCTGGATGTCGGAGCACCACCTCACCGCCGACGGCCTGCTGCCTTCGCCGCTGGTCATGGCGGCCGCGATCGCCGCGAGGACCACCCAGCTCCGGATCGGCACGAACATTCTCGTCCTGCCCCTGCACCACCCGCTCCGGGTCGCCGAGGATGCCGCGGTGGCCGACCTGGTCTCGGCCGGCCGCCTGGTCCTGGGCGTCGGCCAGGGGTACGCCGAGGAGGAGTTCGCGGCGTTCGGCGCCGACCGCCGGCACCGCGGCACCCTGCTCGAAGAAGGCATCACGCTGCTGCGCCGAGCGTGGTCGGCCGAACCGATCAACCTCCACGGCGAGCACTGGTCGTACAGCCAACTGTCGGTCACGCCGAAACCGGAACGGCCGATCCCGATCTACGTCGGCGGAGTCACCGCGGCCGGGTTACGCCGCGCCGCGCGACTGGGAGACGCAGTCATCATCTACTGCGCGAAGCCCGACGAGCTTCGGGCGAGGCGCGCCCTCCTCGACCAGGTCGCCCCCGGCACACCACTGACGTGTACGAGCATCCTCCACGTGGCAGACGATCCCGAGCAGGCCTGGGCGGAAGTGGCGCCCGGTATCGCCTATCTGGAAGGCCAGATCGCCACGTACGGCGGACGCGGCGACCTGCCGGAGCCGCAGCGAGGCGACTACCTGGTCGGCACGCCCGAGCAGGTGACGGAGCAACTCGTCGCTCTCCACCGCGACGTACAGTTCGATCACTTCGCCCACTGGACCCGCCTGCCCGGCCTCTCACACCATCGGGCACTGGAATCCCTCCAGCTGCTCGCGACCGAGGTCGTCCCCGCCGTCACCGAGCAGCTCTCTCCCGGCGGCGGCCTCGACCTCGGGCTCGGGTAG
- a CDS encoding error-prone DNA polymerase has product MGYQNPPIRWSELERRLSARRPESHGGRPAEADGGDSPAWSQNRGPYVAPGDDGRPRRPDGPVTPYAELHVHSNFSFLDGASSPEQLVEEAVRHGLHAIALTDHDGFYGAARFAETADAYAMPTVYGAELSLGLPGPQNGVADPDGSHLLVLAEGKEGYHRLAGAMTEAHLAGGEKGRPVYDLEELAARGRDHWLILTGCRKGAVRQALTTASSPAAGAAAARRELDRLTALFGRDRVVVELIDHRMPLSSTHNQALADLAAAAGLPTVATGNVHYAQPRDHRLASALAAVRARRSLDEMDGWLPAGPAAFLHSGAEMAMKFRNFPGAVARSVELADQLAFRLRAAQPRLPKIDVPAGLTQMGWLRQLVFEGAAERYGTRDQRPDAYQRLERELDVIEQRDFPGYFLIVWDMVRYAREHGILCQGRGSAANSAVVYCLGVTAVDSILYGLPFERFLAATRSEEPDIDVDFDSDRREEVIQYMYGKYGRRNAAQVANVISYRPKMAVRDMAKALGYSTGQQDAWSKQVDGWSADLSSTDHDIPPLVVEMATELLKAPRHLGIHSGGMVLTEQPVGEVVPIEHARMEKRTVLQWDKDDCAYMGLVKFDMLGLGMLAAIQYCIDLVADRLGERWQLHTIPKEEQGVYDQLCRADSVGVFQVESRAQMATLPRLRPRRFYDLACEIALIRPGPIQGGAVHPFVRRMTGQEPITYPHPLLEPVLERTKGVPLFQEQLMQMAMAIGGIDGDEADLLRRAMGSKRGIEKISSLKTKLYAGMATNGLTGDVADDIYARIEAFANFGFAESHSISFALLVYASTWFRLHYPAAFLAALLRAQPMGFYSPQSLVADARRHGVEVRRPDLQRSGVHALLEDLDDRRPARPTGMDSCLATVQPPIGPFDPDAPDTCADHRRDGAFAVRLGLAAVKSIGTTMAETIVEQRELHGPYADLADLARRTGLTASQLEALATAGAFDCFGIDRRQALWQAGRAAEERPDRFAGITAAGPPPMLPGMGEDEVTVADLWATGITTGKHPVEHVRAQLDAAGILSATALRTARPDTRVTAAGVVTHRQRPATASGVTFLNLEDETGMINVIVSPGCWARHRKVARTAAAMIIHGRLERANGVTNLVAERIERLPLTARTTSRDFR; this is encoded by the coding sequence GTGGGTTACCAGAATCCGCCGATCCGCTGGTCGGAGCTGGAGCGCAGGCTGTCCGCCCGGCGGCCGGAGTCGCACGGCGGACGACCGGCCGAGGCCGACGGCGGCGACTCCCCCGCGTGGTCGCAGAACCGCGGCCCGTACGTCGCGCCGGGTGACGACGGCCGGCCCCGGCGACCCGACGGACCGGTCACGCCGTACGCCGAGCTGCACGTGCACTCCAACTTCAGCTTCCTGGACGGCGCCTCGTCGCCGGAGCAACTGGTCGAGGAAGCCGTGCGGCACGGGTTGCACGCGATCGCGCTGACCGACCACGACGGGTTCTACGGCGCGGCGCGGTTCGCCGAGACCGCCGACGCCTACGCCATGCCCACCGTCTACGGCGCCGAGCTGTCCCTCGGGCTGCCCGGCCCGCAGAACGGTGTCGCCGACCCCGACGGGTCGCACCTGCTGGTCCTGGCCGAGGGCAAGGAGGGCTACCACCGGCTGGCCGGGGCGATGACCGAGGCGCACCTGGCCGGCGGGGAGAAGGGCCGCCCGGTCTACGACCTGGAGGAGCTGGCCGCGCGCGGCCGCGACCACTGGCTGATCCTGACCGGCTGCCGCAAGGGCGCGGTCCGCCAGGCTCTCACCACCGCGTCCAGCCCGGCCGCCGGTGCCGCGGCCGCCCGGCGTGAGCTGGACCGGTTGACGGCGCTGTTCGGCCGCGACCGGGTGGTGGTCGAGCTGATCGACCACCGGATGCCGCTGTCCTCGACGCACAACCAAGCCCTGGCCGACCTTGCCGCGGCCGCGGGCCTGCCGACGGTCGCGACCGGGAACGTGCACTACGCCCAGCCCCGCGACCACCGGCTCGCCTCCGCCCTGGCCGCGGTCCGCGCCCGCCGCAGCCTGGACGAGATGGACGGCTGGCTCCCGGCCGGACCGGCGGCCTTCCTGCACTCGGGCGCCGAGATGGCGATGAAGTTCCGGAACTTCCCCGGCGCGGTGGCGAGGTCGGTGGAGCTCGCCGACCAGCTGGCGTTCCGGCTGCGCGCCGCTCAGCCGCGGCTGCCGAAGATCGACGTACCGGCCGGCCTGACCCAGATGGGCTGGCTGCGGCAGCTGGTGTTCGAAGGCGCCGCCGAACGCTACGGCACCCGCGACCAGCGTCCGGACGCCTACCAGCGGCTGGAGCGCGAGCTCGACGTCATCGAGCAGCGCGACTTCCCCGGCTACTTCCTGATCGTGTGGGACATGGTCCGCTACGCCCGCGAGCACGGCATCCTGTGCCAGGGCCGCGGCTCGGCCGCCAACTCCGCGGTCGTGTACTGCCTCGGCGTCACCGCCGTCGACTCGATCCTGTACGGGCTGCCGTTCGAGCGGTTCCTCGCCGCGACCCGCAGCGAGGAACCCGACATCGACGTGGACTTCGACTCCGACCGGCGCGAAGAAGTCATCCAGTACATGTACGGCAAGTACGGCCGCCGCAACGCCGCGCAGGTCGCCAACGTCATCTCCTACCGCCCGAAGATGGCGGTGCGCGACATGGCCAAGGCGCTCGGCTACTCCACCGGCCAGCAGGACGCGTGGTCCAAGCAGGTCGACGGCTGGTCGGCCGACCTGTCCTCCACCGACCACGACATCCCGCCGCTGGTCGTCGAGATGGCCACCGAGCTGCTCAAGGCTCCCCGGCACCTCGGCATCCACTCCGGCGGCATGGTGCTCACCGAGCAGCCGGTCGGTGAGGTCGTGCCGATCGAGCACGCCCGGATGGAGAAGCGGACCGTGCTGCAGTGGGACAAGGACGACTGCGCCTACATGGGCCTGGTCAAGTTCGACATGCTCGGCCTCGGCATGCTCGCCGCCATCCAGTACTGCATCGACCTGGTCGCCGACCGGCTCGGCGAACGCTGGCAGCTGCACACCATCCCCAAGGAAGAGCAGGGCGTCTACGACCAGCTCTGCCGGGCCGACTCGGTCGGGGTGTTCCAGGTCGAGTCCCGCGCCCAGATGGCCACCCTGCCCCGGCTCCGCCCGCGCCGCTTCTACGACCTCGCCTGCGAGATCGCGCTGATCCGGCCCGGCCCGATCCAGGGCGGCGCCGTGCACCCGTTCGTCCGGCGGATGACCGGCCAGGAACCGATCACCTATCCCCATCCCCTGCTGGAGCCGGTGCTCGAACGCACCAAGGGCGTGCCGCTGTTCCAGGAGCAACTCATGCAGATGGCGATGGCGATCGGCGGCATCGACGGCGACGAGGCCGACCTGCTGCGCCGCGCGATGGGCTCCAAACGCGGCATCGAGAAGATCTCCTCGCTGAAGACCAAGCTGTACGCCGGCATGGCCACCAACGGCCTCACCGGAGACGTTGCCGACGACATCTACGCCCGCATCGAGGCCTTCGCGAACTTCGGGTTCGCCGAGTCCCACTCGATCAGCTTCGCCCTGCTCGTCTACGCCTCCACCTGGTTCCGCCTGCACTACCCCGCCGCGTTCCTCGCCGCGCTGCTGCGCGCCCAGCCGATGGGGTTCTACTCCCCGCAGTCCCTGGTCGCCGACGCCCGCCGCCACGGCGTCGAGGTACGCCGTCCCGATCTGCAGCGCTCCGGCGTGCACGCCCTGCTCGAAGATCTGGACGACCGCCGGCCGGCCCGGCCCACCGGCATGGACAGCTGCCTCGCCACCGTGCAGCCGCCGATCGGCCCGTTCGATCCCGACGCCCCCGACACCTGCGCCGACCACCGCCGCGACGGCGCCTTCGCGGTCCGGCTGGGGCTGGCCGCCGTGAAGTCGATCGGCACCACGATGGCCGAGACGATCGTCGAGCAGCGCGAACTGCACGGGCCCTACGCCGACCTGGCCGACCTCGCCCGCCGGACCGGCCTCACCGCGTCGCAGCTCGAAGCGCTCGCCACCGCCGGCGCCTTCGACTGCTTCGGCATCGACCGCCGCCAAGCGCTGTGGCAGGCCGGCCGCGCCGCCGAGGAACGTCCCGACCGCTTCGCCGGCATCACCGCCGCCGGACCGCCCCCCATGCTGCCCGGCATGGGCGAGGACGAGGTCACCGTCGCCGACCTGTGGGCCACCGGCATCACCACCGGCAAGCACCCGGTCGAGCACGTCCGCGCCCAGCTCGATGCCGCCGGCATCCTCTCCGCCACGGCGCTGCGGACCGCGCGGCCCGACACCCGCGTCACGGCCGCGGGCGTCGTCACCCACCGGCAGCGGCCGGCCACCGCCTCCGGCGTCACCTTCCTCAACCTCGAGGACGAGACCGGCATGATCAACGTCATCGTCTCCCCCGGCTGCTGGGCCCGTCACCGCAAGGTCGCCCGGACCGCCGCCGCGATGATCATTCACGGCCGCCTGGAACGGGCCAACGGCGTCACCAACCTGGTGGCCGAACGCATCGAACGGCTTCCGCTCACCGCCCGGACCACCTCCCGCGACTTCCGGTAG
- a CDS encoding DUF2188 domain-containing protein, producing MSRGDVETYYAMGAWHSRIEGEASPFATGGTKAEQVATGAEEARRRRCDHIIKNAYGRVDDQHSYRRSPHQATR from the coding sequence ATGTCCAGAGGCGATGTCGAGACCTACTACGCGATGGGCGCGTGGCACAGCCGGATCGAAGGCGAGGCCAGCCCGTTCGCCACCGGTGGCACGAAGGCCGAGCAGGTCGCCACCGGCGCCGAGGAGGCCAGGCGCCGCCGGTGCGACCACATCATCAAGAACGCGTACGGCCGGGTCGACGACCAGCACTCCTACCGCCGGAGCCCGCACCAAGCCACCAGGTAG